The Paramisgurnus dabryanus chromosome 17, PD_genome_1.1, whole genome shotgun sequence genome includes the window TgaaacatttactaaaatatccgaaaatgtgtttgtctgaaaaacgatggacatatgcaactcggacagcttgagggtgagtaaatcatgggtttaatatcatttttggccgaactatcccttaaaagtGTCATccaaatgcataaacatttttataataaaagtgGCTTTATTTAGCGTTGGgaatataaacattaatgatATATGTACAGAAAGACCTGGTCAAATATAAACGTGTTGTTTTTTAATCTATTTATCTTCAATAATTCCCtccacaaaataataaaaaaaacagtgtGTAGTCCCAAACCTGGAGGTCCTTCTGTAATTTAAGCAGATCTTCATTTTCTGGATCTGTTGAGAGTGCAGCTTCTACTTGCTGCAGCTGTGCCTTATAATTGCTCAACTGCTTTACCAACTCTTCAGACATCTGTAAAGACATCCATGAAAAACAGAAACAACAGCTCAATAACACACATATTGAAATGGTAAATTACTCAATTTAGCTAAAAAAAGTCAATTTCAACATTATACGTACACATATAAGCATATAATTCACTTGGCTGAGTAGTATTTTGAAAGAGCAAGCCTGATTAATTTAACCTAAACGTTACTTCTAACGTGCATGTGCTATTACTATCGATACTACAGGTTGTTTACGCAAATCAAACCTTAGCTGTGCTGCTAACTAGCACTAAGCACTCTCACATCAACCCTCATACAGGCTAAGCTTAAGTAAACATCTACAAAGAATTGGTTATGTAAACCTTTACAGAGGAAAAAACACTGTTCTTATTTAATTGAAAATATTTGGTtttggtacaaaataaaagctAATCGGCGGCTCGTGCTCAAAGGAAGCCGCGTACAAGGCCAcgatgtttatatttaaatatcaaTAATAACCACGTACTTATTTGACAAATATCTTACCCCTATAGAGTCCTCTTGAAATGTTTATATGAAATATTGCAAAATTAAGCGCTTAAGTGTCCATGTACTgctgtattttaataaataaaaactggcCGTTCGTTTATTATCTCCCGTTCCTTTCAGCAGCAAGTCGACCTCTTTCCGCCGGATGTGACGCCAAAATCCCATGTGATAATGTGTTATCGCGTTATTTCTGTTGGGGATGCAAAGAGTTCTGTGTATTTTGAAGATTGGTaatcaattttaacatgtttgtgCAAAAATAGCAAGCCAGAACCTAATTCTATGCATGTCTGTTTGCAAAAGCAGATACAAGTCCCTAGATCTCACACACTCTTTCAAATACAAAGCCCACATGCGCTGCTACACATCTGGTTAAATGTACTTCAAAAGTGTAATTGTGTGGTTTAAACACCACACAGAGATGCTAAACACACTACTTCAACCTAATAAGATCATGATAAAGACTACGTCATAAAAGACTAAttgttgtttttatcaaattcgaGAAAATATGAATATCCTTATtctgtttataacttataataTCATTAGAATTTTGATTCCGggtaataaaaaacaacacaaatttAACCGTCTTAAATATAATGATATACTTGTGGGAGCTGTTTTGTGTATTAACTTTACACTATACATAACTCTCAATTCTGGCgtatgttataaaaacattgatTACTAATACCATGTCTGTATTGTCTGCTTCTTATTTAATTATACTGATGTATTGtcaataacttttttatttatgtaggcCAGTGTTTTTTTACCCAAGGGGGTCATCAACAGACATTGAAGGACCTCAAGATgatgttaaattatttaaattaagaaaaaacaagcattaaaataacacaacaaaaaattaaacgaacaaaattaatttaaatgcatatttCTAGTTATGTTAGCAAAATAGTGGGCATTGAAGTCGGTTAAAATCCACTGATGTAGGCCCTGCTGGTGTCAGCCATCTTGTACCTACTGGTACCTAAAATTCATAGTAAACGTAACCTTGTCTCTTcagtttagtttatttattttatttgactgATAAACGCaatcattttataatatttttattcaaagtgcTTGTGTCACATTTCCCATCAACCTACGTAGGGCGAGATGATTGGTTCACagactgaccaatcagagcgcAGATTCTGTCTGTAAACAAAAGATTTCGTCATTGTTTTTCAAGGCGCTCAAGCTGTCCGTATGTTTGTTTCTCTCAGAGAGTTACTTTATCTTCCGTTCACGTATTAACACATCTTTCTACATTGTGGGAGcgtaatataataaaaaacaacatttaaacaaCAATGTCAACGCAGAAGCTTGTAACACAAGAGGATGGTCTTCACGGTGAGTTGCACACATTGGCTCCTCGGTTAGATACGTAGGTACATCGACAACTTATGTTAACAATATGAATATTAACAACAATATTTACTCACATTATTTAGTAAGTTGGATTTGATAACAACACATGTAATGTTCTTTTGTAAATCTCGGCAGTGCAGAGCTCAAATCCGCTAACTAACACTGCGACGTCAGCAACTTTGTGTTTGCCCAaagcaaacatttttatttatatatataaaaaaaacctttgtttAAGTTTGTTAAGAGTTTACGACTAAAACGCTTATTTGTGATATGTGGAATCTCCATGACCCAATTTTAAAATAGGTTATGTAAAAGGATTTACGGACTAACATCGAACATGGTGTACTTGTTGtaatacataattattacaTGATTGATTCGAGCATTGATGATTCTGGTTTGGTCCAGTTTTATCAAACACAGGGTGATAAACATATGGGATGGTTATGAAGCtgaaactgataaacaaaataaagcatttagtACTTCAAATGGAATGCTGGCACAATTGAAGTCAAATCTGGAAACTCCTGGAAGGTCCTGGAAACTCAAATCTATTTTTGTTTCCCAGACTCATGGGTAGAGCTTCATTTTGATTCAAGCAGCGAGCATAGTGAAGGCACACCAACCctgtgtgacatcacagacCTGGAAAAAATGCTCTTGGAAGCCCAACGTGAGTCCAGCAGCAGTTCACGGACAAGCTCTCACTGTAGCAGGTGTGTGAAAATCCTTCCATTCAGGAAGATgaaagtttgtttgtttttaaaaaaattgttatacagataaaaaaatcacattgaGTATAATGATTTCTTTTTATGAAGTCCTCGACGAATCCAGACACCTCCACTTGTCCAGACACCTCCACTTGTCCAGGTGTCTCCAGTCATTAGTCCAGCCTccttcaacacacacacaaatgtacaggtaaatgatgacatcattACACATATTTCAtcttttaaaaagtatatacCTTTTCAAATATTTAGGAGTAAATGATCACTCTGATTGACAAGACATATTTGTTAAAAAGCAACATTGATTTGGCCAAATATTGATGAATAGACATGATCTTTTACAAAAATGATCTTTTGCAAAAAACTATCTTGCAGATAGGCCTTACTGTAGTATAGTTGCATTTTTAGTTTGAGTTGCATTACCCAACCAACAGAGATCACAGAAAGTTCAGTGTTGGACTTACGCGATTTAAGAGTTTAAAGATCAGATGTTATTGTGGGTATTTGTTCTGTTCGTTCTAGGAAGAAGTCGTAACCGAGAACAAACAGGAAGCCGAGCTTGTCATGAGGATCTGCGACTGGTCCAGCCGTCCAGAGAATGTACCACACGCAGCATTTATTATTAAACGGCCAAAGAGGAACCAAGTGAGCAAAAGAAACACAGCTCAACCTGATGAGGAAATGAACACACATTTGCTGAAGCTATTGCTGCCCTCCCTAGTCATTACACACATCTTAATGCTTGGATTGGGGTAAGGaacttatatacatacatacaatcTTTCTCAGTTGTCCTACTTATTTATTCACTGTTTGACtgcatgtttttctttttgcaGGATCTGTATTGGACGGCGTCTCACTACTCAGTGTTCTGCTATCTAAGTCATCATAGCAAACAAATGTGTGTATCCCGTCTCAGGGTCTCTCTGGCACAGGCCCAAGAAAGCACCTGAAAGCATCTTTTTCCTGGCATTTGTTCTTCTGGGAAAATTCAGGTCTTTGTAAGTGGACACTGTGAAAACACAAAACTCTCAGCAATAACTTTTTCAGTTTCTAGCAGGGAGATTTTTTGCCACAGAATTTATATTGTGTAGATATGTAACTTCTACATGGAAAATGACTTATAATTTTCAGCTTTTGATTTGAGTTAaaagtgttaaaataaataaatatagtgTTAAGGTCACAGTGTAGTTTTTTTTAGCTGACCTGCTTTTGTTTTATTACAGTCCaagtaaataaatacacatattCCTTATTCTGATCATGATGTGCATTGGAAAATGCTCCATATTACCAAAAAAAGAATAAACTTGTGCTAACCAAATATATAAATGTTGTGGAAATAAGTGATGTTTGTTCTTGATGTTTGTTATTGACCTCAAATCTGCATCTGTTGATTAGTGTTTGAGGAATTTTGATTATTCAAACATTGCAAATAGACATGGGGGCTGCTGCTGTCAATATTCAACA containing:
- the bnip4 gene encoding BCL2 interacting protein 4, which codes for MSTQKLVTQEDGLHDSWVELHFDSSSEHSEGTPTLCDITDLEKMLLEAQRESSSSSRTSSHCSSPRRIQTPPLVQTPPLVQVSPVISPASFNTHTNVQEEVVTENKQEAELVMRICDWSSRPENVPHAAFIIKRPKRNQVSKRNTAQPDEEMNTHLLKLLLPSLVITHILMLGLGICIGRRLTTQCSAI